One window of Nocardia sp. NBC_00508 genomic DNA carries:
- a CDS encoding ABC transporter ATP-binding protein — MANVIELHGLCKTYGTVRGLAELSLEVRRGEVFGYLGPNGAGKSTTIRLLLDLIRPTDGTARVLGLDPRVDAVQLHERIGYLAGDFVVPGRGRVGATLRFLGALRGGVDTRRIDTLCERLELDQRAEVKALSKGNRQKLGLVQAFMHAPELLILDEPTSGLDPLGQQTFLDMVAEAASNGQTVFMSSHIMSEVEAVADRVGIIREGRLVALNTVAGLRANAIRDVEITFSEPVGPGEFAALAGVGDVRVDGTTLRCQIAGSPDALLRAVVAHRVIAMSVTEPALEDLFHSFYTGESDAA, encoded by the coding sequence ATGGCGAATGTGATTGAGCTGCACGGGCTCTGCAAGACTTACGGCACGGTCCGCGGTCTGGCCGAGTTGTCGCTGGAGGTCCGCCGCGGCGAGGTGTTCGGCTATCTCGGTCCGAACGGGGCCGGCAAATCGACGACCATCCGGCTGTTGTTGGACCTGATCCGGCCGACTGACGGCACCGCCCGAGTTCTCGGTCTGGACCCACGGGTCGACGCGGTGCAGTTGCACGAGCGGATCGGTTATCTCGCAGGCGATTTCGTCGTCCCGGGACGCGGTCGAGTGGGCGCGACGCTGCGGTTTCTCGGCGCGCTGCGTGGCGGCGTGGACACCCGCCGTATCGACACACTGTGCGAGCGGCTCGAGCTGGACCAACGCGCCGAAGTCAAGGCACTATCCAAGGGCAACCGGCAAAAACTCGGCCTGGTCCAGGCGTTCATGCACGCCCCGGAGCTGCTCATCCTGGATGAGCCGACCTCGGGGCTGGACCCGCTCGGCCAGCAGACCTTCCTGGACATGGTCGCCGAGGCCGCATCGAACGGCCAGACGGTGTTCATGTCCAGCCACATCATGAGCGAGGTCGAGGCGGTCGCCGACCGCGTCGGCATCATCCGCGAGGGCCGATTGGTCGCCCTGAACACGGTGGCCGGGTTGCGCGCCAATGCTATTCGCGACGTGGAGATCACCTTCAGCGAACCGGTCGGCCCAGGCGAGTTCGCCGCGCTAGCGGGCGTCGGTGACGTGCGGGTCGACGGGACCACCTTGCGTTGCCAGATCGCCGGCAGCCCCGACGCATTGCTGCGCGCCGTCGTGGCGCACCGTGTGATCGCGATGTCAGTAACCGAACCCGCACTCGAGGACCTGTTCCACAGTTTCTACACCGGAGAATCCGATGCTGCCTGA
- a CDS encoding ABC transporter permease subunit, whose amino-acid sequence MLPDLYTQTVTDHRRSLIAWSVGIAAVGLMYAGFYPQVAEGGMADAVNSYPDAMREALRLDDMSSAAGYLGSSVFGLLLPLLAMIFGITFGARAIAGDEEAGYLDLLLAYPLSRTRLALQRLAALATGAAAIGLLVFLGMIAIRSGADLASISIGEFAAQCLNLTLLAITFGALAIGLGGATGRRGPVLAGTAGIGVLTYAAHSLAGVIGADWLTYLSPFHYYIGGEPLRNGMQWADAAILVAISAVLILLGLNRFNRRDLNS is encoded by the coding sequence ATGCTGCCTGACCTCTACACCCAGACCGTCACCGACCACCGCAGGTCACTGATCGCCTGGTCGGTGGGCATCGCCGCGGTCGGCCTGATGTACGCCGGTTTCTATCCCCAAGTAGCCGAGGGCGGCATGGCCGATGCGGTGAACAGCTACCCCGACGCGATGCGCGAAGCGCTGCGTCTGGACGATATGTCCTCGGCCGCAGGCTACCTCGGGTCCAGCGTATTCGGGCTGCTGCTGCCGCTGCTGGCGATGATCTTCGGAATCACCTTCGGCGCCCGCGCCATCGCAGGCGACGAAGAAGCCGGATACCTCGACCTGCTGCTGGCCTACCCGCTCAGCCGCACCCGCCTCGCACTGCAACGCCTCGCCGCCCTGGCCACCGGCGCCGCCGCGATCGGGCTGCTGGTCTTCCTCGGCATGATCGCCATCCGCTCCGGCGCCGACCTCGCCTCGATCAGCATCGGCGAGTTCGCCGCCCAATGCCTCAACTTGACCCTCCTGGCGATCACCTTCGGCGCACTGGCGATCGGCCTCGGCGGCGCGACCGGACGACGCGGCCCGGTCCTCGCCGGGACGGCGGGAATCGGGGTGCTCACCTACGCCGCACACAGCCTCGCCGGCGTCATCGGCGCCGACTGGCTGACATACCTCTCCCCGTTCCACTACTACATCGGCGGAGAACCGTTGCGAAACGGAATGCAATGGGCTGACGCCGCAATCCTCGTGGCGATCTCCGCTGTCCTGATACTGCTGGGCCTGAACCGATTCAACCGACGGGATCTCAACTCCTGA
- a CDS encoding NAD(P)-dependent alcohol dehydrogenase, which produces MKAIVHDEYGAPDDVLELRDIDAPTPEDNSVLVRVHATSVNPADWHLIRGIPYIARLQVGLRRPNNTVPGCDVAGQVEAVGANVTGFRPGDKVFGSPFLRGFGTFAEYVCVPEDLLAPKPENLSFEQAAAVPLAATTALQGLRDHGRIGPRQHVLIVGAAGGVGTFAVQLAKHWGAEVTGVCGTGNVELVRSLGADHVIDYTRVDFTRGGQRYDIVFQLSGTRAPWHYLRVLTPGGTLVLAGGDSDGRWIGAVDRLLAARLMSPFVSQRLTSLTVAPNAADLVMLRDVIEAGEVTPVIDRSYPLDELPAAIRYLEQGHARGKIVIAR; this is translated from the coding sequence ATGAAAGCGATCGTTCACGACGAATACGGTGCACCGGACGATGTTCTCGAACTCCGTGACATCGACGCTCCGACGCCGGAGGACAACTCGGTACTGGTCCGCGTGCACGCGACATCGGTGAACCCCGCCGACTGGCACTTGATCAGAGGCATTCCCTACATCGCCCGCTTGCAGGTGGGACTGCGGCGACCGAACAACACAGTGCCCGGCTGCGATGTGGCAGGGCAGGTGGAAGCGGTCGGCGCGAACGTCACCGGATTTCGGCCCGGAGACAAGGTATTCGGAAGCCCGTTCCTGCGCGGCTTCGGTACCTTCGCCGAATACGTCTGTGTGCCAGAAGATCTCCTGGCACCCAAACCGGAGAACCTCTCCTTCGAGCAGGCCGCGGCCGTACCATTGGCCGCGACCACGGCCCTGCAGGGACTGCGTGATCACGGGCGGATCGGTCCGCGCCAACACGTGCTGATCGTCGGCGCGGCGGGCGGTGTCGGCACATTCGCCGTGCAACTCGCCAAGCACTGGGGCGCCGAGGTGACCGGTGTGTGCGGCACCGGAAATGTCGAGCTGGTTCGATCCCTCGGCGCGGACCACGTCATCGACTACACCCGAGTAGATTTCACCCGCGGCGGGCAACGCTATGACATCGTCTTCCAGTTGTCCGGAACCCGCGCCCCGTGGCACTACCTGCGTGTACTCACCCCCGGCGGCACGCTGGTGCTGGCCGGCGGCGACTCCGACGGCCGCTGGATCGGCGCTGTGGATCGCCTGCTCGCCGCTCGCCTGATGTCTCCATTCGTGAGCCAGCGCTTGACGAGCCTCACGGTCGCTCCGAACGCGGCGGATCTGGTGATGCTCCGGGATGTCATCGAGGCGGGCGAGGTGACCCCAGTCATCGACCGCAGCTACCCCTTGGACGAACTGCCCGCTGCCATCCGCTACCTGGAGCAGGGGCACGCCCGCGGCAAGATCGTCATAGCGCGGTGA
- a CDS encoding TetR family transcriptional regulator: MVTDWRAAKRARTRETIQQTALRLFAEHGYDGVTVERIAAEAGVSHTTFFRYFPTKEDVVLSDNYDPLIARLVAACGAADPVERVRRGLGEALAQLDEHEMAVVRERTRLMLSAPALRARQWENQASTQRLLEEVLRGEGRGPVPLAVRVTAAACTAALATAVTVWAEDDDADLAATVDAAFAALEGNHRG, translated from the coding sequence ATGGTCACGGACTGGCGGGCTGCCAAGCGTGCGCGCACGCGGGAGACGATTCAGCAGACCGCGCTGCGGCTGTTCGCCGAGCACGGCTACGACGGCGTCACCGTGGAGCGGATCGCGGCGGAGGCGGGGGTATCGCATACCACTTTCTTCCGGTACTTCCCCACCAAGGAGGATGTGGTCCTCAGCGACAACTACGATCCGCTGATCGCCCGACTCGTCGCCGCGTGTGGCGCGGCGGACCCGGTCGAGCGGGTCCGCCGTGGACTCGGCGAAGCTCTCGCCCAGTTGGATGAGCATGAGATGGCTGTCGTTCGCGAGCGCACCAGGCTGATGCTTTCCGCGCCGGCCCTGCGTGCCCGTCAGTGGGAGAACCAGGCATCTACCCAGCGCCTGCTGGAGGAGGTTCTGCGCGGCGAAGGGCGTGGCCCGGTCCCTTTGGCCGTGCGGGTTACCGCCGCCGCCTGCACGGCCGCTCTGGCCACGGCGGTCACCGTCTGGGCCGAGGACGACGACGCTGACCTGGCCGCCACGGTTGATGCAGCCTTCGCCGCGCTTGAAGGGAACCACCGTGGCTGA
- a CDS encoding GbsR/MarR family transcriptional regulator yields MQRSTARVMTALLYTEQDTMTAADLCEELSISSGAVSTAIKQLIPVGLIERVPAPGSRRDHYRFRRGAWAALMSQQNAMLATMREAAQEGIDATGDDTVTARRLHEMQDFYTYMTSELVPLIDRWRERYTTGHD; encoded by the coding sequence ATGCAGCGCTCGACCGCCCGGGTGATGACCGCGCTGCTGTACACCGAGCAGGACACGATGACCGCTGCGGATCTGTGCGAGGAGCTGTCGATCAGTTCCGGCGCGGTCTCCACCGCTATCAAGCAGCTCATCCCGGTCGGCCTGATCGAACGCGTCCCGGCCCCGGGTAGCCGTCGCGACCACTACCGTTTCCGCAGAGGAGCGTGGGCGGCGTTGATGTCGCAGCAGAACGCCATGCTGGCCACCATGCGCGAAGCCGCGCAGGAAGGCATCGACGCCACCGGCGACGACACGGTCACCGCGCGCCGGCTGCACGAGATGCAGGACTTCTACACCTACATGACCAGTGAACTGGTCCCCCTCATCGACCGCTGGCGCGAGCGATACACCACCGGCCACGACTGA
- a CDS encoding SulP family inorganic anion transporter codes for MLQRIARESLSGLTVAIVALPLAIAFGITATGTAEGALVGLYGAIFAGFFAALFGGTPAQVTGPTGPITVVATGTIAAHGLEAAFIAFAMAGVFQIVFGVCKLGSYIRYIPYPVVSGFMGGIALIIILGEVDQVRQSFLLVLLTIVLMLLSGRWIKAIPASLIVLVAITATLPLVGSLLEDLVVPLPFGWSLPLNGVIDYIGEIPSAIPSIAMPELSGPLVLQLLLPALGIALLGSIDSLLTSVVMDNLTGTRHRSNRELIGQGLGNIASGLVGGLASAGATVRSVVNLRSGGRTSLSAMVHSVVLLVFVVGLGVVVQYIPLAVLSGILILTGIGMFDWEAMKKAHVMPRGDALVLFSTMLITVMVDLTAAVAFGVVLSVLVHALQSRQRRASIITEDNDDATTYTVHGPLSFLSADHVFTSVRAARSDVVLSLQNVNYMDTSGAMALLHYVEHSARTGIGITLGPMPPHVEARVMTLASSEQRDKLAEIGKS; via the coding sequence ATGCTGCAGCGCATTGCCAGAGAATCGTTGTCGGGTCTGACGGTGGCGATCGTCGCCTTGCCGCTGGCGATAGCGTTCGGTATCACCGCGACCGGCACCGCCGAGGGTGCGCTGGTCGGTCTGTACGGTGCGATATTCGCCGGTTTCTTCGCGGCACTGTTCGGGGGGACACCAGCTCAGGTGACCGGGCCGACCGGTCCGATCACGGTCGTTGCGACCGGGACCATCGCCGCGCACGGTCTCGAGGCCGCGTTCATCGCCTTCGCCATGGCGGGTGTGTTCCAGATCGTGTTCGGGGTCTGCAAGCTCGGCTCCTACATCCGCTACATCCCCTATCCCGTGGTGTCGGGATTCATGGGCGGGATCGCGCTGATCATCATTCTCGGTGAGGTGGACCAGGTTCGGCAGAGTTTCCTGCTGGTGTTGCTGACGATCGTTCTCATGCTGCTGTCGGGCAGGTGGATCAAGGCCATCCCGGCGAGCCTGATCGTGCTCGTTGCGATCACGGCGACATTGCCGCTGGTGGGGTCCTTGCTGGAGGATCTCGTCGTGCCGCTGCCGTTCGGGTGGTCACTGCCGCTCAACGGGGTCATCGACTACATCGGGGAGATTCCTTCGGCGATACCGTCGATCGCGATGCCCGAACTGAGCGGGCCGCTGGTGCTGCAACTGCTGTTGCCCGCACTCGGAATCGCGTTGCTGGGATCCATCGACTCCCTGTTGACCTCGGTGGTGATGGACAACCTCACCGGCACCCGGCACCGCAGCAACCGGGAGTTGATCGGCCAGGGTCTGGGCAATATCGCCAGTGGTCTGGTCGGCGGGCTCGCGAGCGCCGGTGCGACGGTCCGGTCGGTGGTGAACCTCAGAAGCGGTGGCCGTACCTCGCTGTCGGCCATGGTGCACAGTGTCGTGCTGCTCGTGTTCGTCGTCGGTCTCGGTGTGGTCGTGCAGTACATTCCGCTGGCGGTGCTGTCGGGCATCCTGATTCTCACCGGCATCGGGATGTTCGACTGGGAAGCGATGAAGAAAGCGCACGTCATGCCGAGAGGTGATGCCCTCGTGCTGTTCTCGACCATGCTGATCACCGTCATGGTCGACCTCACCGCGGCGGTGGCGTTCGGGGTTGTGCTGTCGGTCCTCGTCCATGCCCTGCAATCGCGGCAGCGGCGAGCGTCGATCATCACCGAAGACAACGACGACGCGACGACCTACACGGTTCACGGGCCGCTGTCGTTCCTGTCCGCCGACCATGTCTTCACGTCGGTGCGAGCCGCGCGATCCGATGTCGTCTTGTCCTTGCAGAACGTGAACTACATGGACACCTCCGGTGCGATGGCGCTGCTGCACTACGTCGAGCACTCCGCGCGAACCGGCATCGGAATCACCCTCGGCCCGATGCCACCGCACGTCGAGGCGCGGGTGATGACACTGGCTTCCAGCGAACAACGCGACAAGCTCGCGGAGATCGGGAAGAGCTGA
- a CDS encoding ABC transporter ATP-binding protein codes for MQPSPRLKGTTVAEFAIEVGHLTVTYPGAQTPAVRDMSFTVDRGEVFGFLGPSGAGKTTVHRVLTRQLRRFTGEVGVLGLPVGRGSDRDFFERIGVGFELPARLPGLTAREDLAAFASFYRGPTEDLDAVLELVDLAAAADQPTAEFSKGMLTRLNLARALVHRPELLLVDEPTSGLDPVRAERVRGILLDRAGAGATVFVTTHDMATADRVCDRVAFVVDGRIAAVDSPRSLKLAYGQPDVVVEYRSDGRLEQRQLPTEALAILVPGVIETIHSREAALDDVFAAVTGHRSGLAEPGTQR; via the coding sequence ATGCAGCCTTCGCCGCGCTTGAAGGGAACCACCGTGGCTGAGTTCGCGATCGAGGTCGGTCACCTCACCGTCACCTATCCCGGCGCCCAGACGCCTGCAGTGCGCGATATGAGTTTCACCGTCGACCGTGGCGAGGTGTTCGGCTTCCTGGGCCCGTCCGGGGCGGGCAAGACCACCGTGCACCGGGTACTGACCCGGCAACTGCGCCGCTTCACCGGCGAGGTCGGTGTTCTCGGCCTGCCCGTGGGGCGGGGGAGTGACCGCGATTTCTTCGAGCGGATCGGTGTCGGTTTCGAGTTGCCCGCTCGGCTGCCCGGGCTCACAGCCAGAGAGGACCTGGCCGCCTTCGCCTCGTTCTACCGCGGCCCCACCGAGGACCTGGACGCGGTGCTGGAGCTGGTGGATCTGGCTGCGGCCGCCGATCAGCCGACCGCTGAGTTCTCCAAAGGCATGCTCACCCGGCTCAACCTGGCACGCGCCCTGGTCCACCGGCCCGAACTGCTGCTCGTGGACGAGCCCACCTCAGGACTGGATCCGGTCCGTGCTGAACGCGTCCGCGGCATCCTGCTTGATCGTGCCGGCGCCGGCGCGACCGTGTTCGTCACGACGCACGACATGGCCACCGCCGACCGCGTCTGTGACCGGGTGGCCTTTGTGGTCGACGGTCGCATCGCCGCGGTGGACAGCCCGCGCAGCCTCAAGCTTGCCTACGGTCAGCCAGACGTGGTCGTCGAATACCGCAGCGACGGTCGCCTGGAACAGCGCCAGCTACCTACCGAGGCTCTGGCCATACTCGTGCCAGGAGTCATCGAAACCATCCACAGCCGCGAGGCCGCCCTGGATGATGTCTTCGCCGCCGTCACCGGACACCGCTCCGGCCTCGCCGAACCCGGGACGCAGCGATGA
- a CDS encoding TerD family protein, with translation MVISLPDDSGAELQFIRMALGWDPVRRRGFGMRDRDIDLNASALVFAADRIMDVVYHEQLISRDGAVRHLGDSTTGEGKGDNEVITVDLTRLSEQATSMIFLVTSYSGQPFGQIDNAFCRMVDGASDTEIARYDLSAHGENTGMVMGRVLRTSGGWQFESICEGIRAQHPVEAVPQLAAFLA, from the coding sequence ATGGTGATTTCGCTGCCCGACGACAGCGGCGCGGAGCTCCAGTTCATCCGTATGGCGCTCGGGTGGGATCCGGTCCGGCGGCGCGGTTTCGGTATGCGGGACCGGGATATCGATCTCAACGCCTCCGCCTTGGTGTTCGCCGCCGACAGAATCATGGATGTTGTCTATCACGAGCAGCTCATCTCCAGGGATGGCGCGGTACGGCATCTCGGCGACAGTACGACAGGCGAAGGCAAAGGCGACAACGAGGTGATCACCGTGGATCTCACGCGCCTATCCGAACAGGCCACCAGCATGATCTTTCTCGTAACCTCATACTCCGGACAACCTTTCGGCCAAATCGACAACGCGTTCTGTCGTATGGTCGACGGTGCCTCCGACACAGAGATCGCTCGATACGATCTGAGCGCGCACGGGGAAAACACCGGCATGGTGATGGGACGGGTGCTTCGCACGAGCGGCGGCTGGCAATTCGAGTCGATCTGCGAGGGCATCCGGGCCCAGCACCCTGTCGAGGCAGTGCCTCAGTTGGCAGCTTTCTTGGCCTAG
- a CDS encoding MMPL family transporter, whose protein sequence is MNRLTRRIGDVSARRPWATIAAWVAAVALVLTLAGTAGGAFIDDFVAPGSQSEKAMELLEQRFPEAADGSAMAVFAAPPGERLDRHRSAVDAAVAQIADVDHVAAAADPFTTGTVSSDGRIGFAEITFDLPSTDLGPETLAALFAAMAPARDAGLAAELGGEAAFINSDTETSGAEAAGVLAALIVLVVAFGTIVAALLPIALALITVAAGVGGIVVLAAALDISSAAPTIGAMIGLGVGIDYALFIVARYRENRAAGQDNAAALSNAMGSAGSAVLFAGGTVVVAMTALVLTGVGFLTSIGLSTSLVVLLAVATALTLLPALLSLLGDRIEAGRLLGRNRPAEQPTGTGWWRFAHRIAGRPWPYLVVAAAVLLALAAPAFSMYTGFPDAGDDSTNTTHRRAYDLLAEGFGPGFNGPLLLVADLRSTGVDAGNIPALAERIAADHGIVSVGVPRTSPAGDTIVLSAIPATAPADAATSDTLQRIRDLLPDNVAISGLTAMTDDLTERLDEALPVFVAAILAASFLLLMVVFRSLAIPLKAAVMNLLSIGGAYGIVVAVFQWGWFAAVFGLERTYPVPSPMPMMLFAILFGLSMDYEVFLLSRIREEFDATGDNAESVARGLAGTGRVITSAALIMTAVFLGFVASPSPLVKMMGLGLAAAIVLDATIVRMVLVPATMALLGPANWWMPRRLDALLPRARKHDTEPLPRTAPLPVTERS, encoded by the coding sequence ATGAACCGACTCACCCGCCGCATCGGCGACGTCAGTGCCCGCCGACCATGGGCCACCATCGCTGCCTGGGTGGCAGCCGTCGCCCTCGTGCTGACCCTGGCCGGGACTGCGGGCGGCGCGTTCATCGACGACTTCGTCGCGCCGGGCAGCCAGAGCGAAAAGGCGATGGAACTGCTCGAGCAACGCTTCCCCGAAGCGGCCGACGGCAGCGCCATGGCTGTTTTCGCCGCGCCGCCGGGGGAGCGGCTCGACCGGCACCGATCCGCCGTCGATGCCGCGGTCGCCCAGATCGCCGACGTGGACCACGTTGCCGCGGCGGCCGACCCGTTCACCACGGGCACAGTCTCCTCCGACGGGCGGATCGGATTCGCCGAAATCACCTTCGATCTGCCGTCGACCGATCTGGGGCCGGAAACACTGGCCGCGCTCTTCGCGGCGATGGCGCCGGCACGGGACGCCGGCCTCGCGGCGGAACTCGGTGGTGAGGCGGCGTTCATCAACTCCGATACCGAGACCTCGGGTGCGGAGGCCGCCGGTGTGCTGGCCGCGCTGATCGTGCTGGTTGTCGCATTCGGCACCATCGTGGCCGCACTACTTCCGATAGCGCTGGCCCTGATCACGGTTGCCGCCGGAGTCGGTGGCATCGTAGTACTGGCCGCCGCCCTGGACATCTCCTCGGCGGCACCGACGATCGGCGCGATGATCGGCCTTGGTGTCGGCATCGACTACGCCCTGTTCATCGTGGCCCGCTACCGCGAGAACCGCGCCGCAGGCCAGGACAACGCGGCAGCTCTGTCCAACGCGATGGGATCCGCGGGCTCTGCTGTGCTGTTCGCGGGCGGCACCGTCGTCGTGGCCATGACCGCCCTCGTGCTGACCGGTGTCGGATTCCTGACCTCGATCGGCCTCAGCACCTCGCTGGTGGTACTGCTTGCCGTCGCGACCGCACTCACGTTGTTGCCTGCGCTGCTGTCACTGCTGGGCGACCGTATCGAGGCGGGGCGCCTGCTCGGCCGCAATCGCCCCGCCGAGCAGCCGACCGGCACAGGGTGGTGGCGCTTCGCCCACCGGATCGCCGGGCGGCCGTGGCCGTATCTGGTCGTCGCCGCAGCGGTTCTCCTGGCGCTTGCCGCCCCGGCCTTCAGCATGTATACCGGCTTCCCGGACGCTGGTGACGACTCGACGAACACCACCCACCGCCGCGCCTACGACCTGCTGGCCGAGGGTTTCGGGCCGGGCTTCAACGGCCCGCTGTTGCTGGTCGCCGATCTGCGCAGCACAGGAGTCGATGCCGGGAACATCCCTGCCCTGGCCGAGCGCATTGCCGCCGACCACGGGATTGTGTCGGTGGGCGTGCCCCGGACCTCGCCCGCCGGGGACACGATCGTGCTGTCGGCGATACCCGCCACCGCTCCTGCGGACGCGGCGACGTCGGACACCCTGCAGCGCATCCGCGACCTCCTCCCGGACAACGTCGCCATATCGGGCCTGACGGCCATGACCGACGATCTCACCGAACGGCTGGACGAAGCCCTGCCGGTCTTCGTCGCCGCGATCCTGGCCGCGTCGTTCCTGCTGCTGATGGTGGTGTTCCGCTCCCTCGCGATACCGCTGAAGGCGGCGGTGATGAACCTGCTGTCGATCGGCGGCGCCTACGGCATCGTGGTCGCGGTGTTCCAGTGGGGCTGGTTCGCCGCCGTATTCGGTCTGGAAAGAACCTATCCGGTCCCCTCACCGATGCCGATGATGCTTTTCGCCATCCTCTTCGGCCTGTCCATGGACTACGAAGTGTTCCTGCTCTCGCGTATCCGCGAGGAATTCGACGCCACCGGCGACAATGCCGAGTCGGTCGCGCGCGGGTTGGCGGGCACAGGCCGCGTGATCACATCCGCCGCGCTGATCATGACCGCAGTGTTCCTCGGCTTCGTCGCGAGCCCGTCGCCACTGGTGAAGATGATGGGTCTGGGGCTGGCCGCCGCGATCGTGCTGGACGCGACGATCGTCCGGATGGTGCTGGTACCCGCCACCATGGCATTGCTGGGCCCGGCCAACTGGTGGATGCCCCGCCGGCTCGACGCGCTGCTACCGCGAGCGCGCAAGCACGATACCGAGCCGCTACCCCGCACTGCGCCGCTGCCGGTCACCGAGCGCAGCTGA
- a CDS encoding alanine/glycine:cation symporter family protein, with product MTEFLDTVNGYIWSDALIYLCLAAGVYFSVRSRFVQVRQVREMIRLMRHGEKSPSGVSSFQALAMSLSGRIGTGNIAGVATAIAFGGPGALFWMWAVAFLGASTSFVECTLGQIYKTRDPLTGEYRGGPAYYFSKAMAHTRAAPLFKVYGFVFAAVTVLACGLLLPSVQSNSMASAMHQAWGISEWAVAVGTVIVLAFVIIGGVKRIAAFASVVVPFMAVVYIGLALVIVVVNAAELPGVVRMIFASAFGADSVFGAIIGSAVMWGVKRGVYSNEAGQGTGPHSAAAAEVSHPAKQGLVQAFAVYVDTLFVCTATGFLILSTGAYRVFEGESATGAVLADGGALPADAAVGPAFAQVGFDTLWSGAGATFVAVSLAFFCLTTIIAYYYMAETNLRFLLGKYSPIPVPVIRGSIGSNSTLVLQALILVSVVVGSVSTATEAWTLGDIGVGLMAWLNIVGIIVLQQPAYKALRDFERQQKAGVDPVFDPLALSIPGATFWETYRPAADKDHIRTTV from the coding sequence TTGACTGAATTCCTCGACACGGTGAATGGCTATATCTGGAGCGATGCGCTGATCTACCTGTGTCTGGCGGCCGGGGTGTATTTCTCGGTTCGTTCCAGGTTCGTCCAGGTGCGGCAGGTTAGGGAGATGATCCGGTTGATGCGGCACGGCGAAAAGTCACCGTCCGGCGTGTCGTCGTTCCAGGCGTTAGCGATGTCGCTGTCGGGCCGGATCGGCACCGGAAACATCGCCGGTGTCGCCACGGCCATCGCCTTCGGCGGGCCCGGGGCGCTGTTCTGGATGTGGGCCGTGGCGTTCCTGGGAGCCTCGACCTCCTTCGTCGAGTGCACCCTCGGTCAGATCTACAAGACGCGGGACCCGCTCACCGGCGAGTATCGCGGCGGGCCCGCGTATTACTTCAGCAAAGCGATGGCGCACACCCGTGCGGCTCCGCTGTTCAAGGTCTACGGATTCGTGTTCGCGGCGGTGACCGTGCTCGCCTGCGGCCTACTGCTGCCCAGCGTGCAATCCAATTCGATGGCCTCGGCCATGCATCAGGCGTGGGGTATCTCGGAATGGGCGGTGGCCGTCGGCACGGTCATCGTGCTGGCCTTCGTGATCATCGGCGGTGTCAAGCGCATCGCGGCGTTCGCGTCGGTCGTGGTGCCGTTCATGGCGGTCGTCTACATTGGGCTGGCGCTGGTCATCGTGGTCGTCAATGCCGCGGAACTCCCCGGTGTCGTACGGATGATCTTCGCCAGCGCGTTCGGCGCCGACTCTGTGTTCGGCGCGATCATCGGATCGGCGGTCATGTGGGGCGTCAAGCGCGGGGTGTATTCCAACGAGGCAGGGCAGGGCACCGGGCCGCACTCCGCTGCGGCCGCCGAGGTCTCCCATCCTGCCAAGCAGGGACTGGTGCAAGCCTTCGCGGTCTACGTCGACACCCTGTTCGTCTGTACCGCGACCGGATTCCTCATTTTGTCGACCGGCGCTTACCGGGTGTTCGAGGGCGAGTCCGCGACAGGCGCTGTGCTGGCCGACGGCGGCGCGCTGCCTGCGGATGCTGCGGTAGGACCGGCCTTCGCCCAAGTGGGATTCGACACGCTGTGGAGTGGTGCCGGAGCGACCTTTGTCGCCGTTTCGCTCGCCTTCTTCTGCCTGACCACGATCATCGCGTACTACTACATGGCCGAAACCAACCTGCGGTTCCTACTCGGCAAGTATTCACCGATTCCGGTTCCGGTCATTCGCGGCTCGATCGGGTCCAACTCCACCCTTGTGCTGCAGGCGCTGATCCTGGTCTCCGTCGTGGTGGGCTCGGTCTCGACCGCGACCGAGGCGTGGACGCTCGGCGACATCGGCGTGGGCTTGATGGCCTGGCTCAACATCGTCGGCATTATCGTGCTGCAGCAGCCGGCATACAAGGCACTTCGTGACTTCGAACGTCAGCAGAAGGCCGGTGTGGACCCCGTCTTCGACCCGCTGGCACTGAGCATCCCGGGAGCCACGTTCTGGGAGACCTACCGCCCGGCAGCCGACAAGGACCACATTCGGACAACGGTGTAA